The genomic window AATACCACAACGTCAAAAGCCCGATGGTCGGCACCTTTTACCGCGCCTCGGCCGAAGACGCCGAGCCGTTCGCGAAGGAAGGGGACATCGTCAGCAAGGGGCAGACGCTCTGCATCATCGAGGCGATGAAGCTGATGAACGAGATCGAAAGCGACATCGGCGGCCGCGTGGTGAAAATCCTGGCCGAGAACGGGTCGCCCGTGGAGTTCGGCGAGACGCTTTTCAAGATCGAGCCGGTTTAACAGGCCCTTCCCCGTTTTAGAAAGGACCTGATATGTTCAAAAAGATACTTATCGCCAACCGCGGCGAGATAGCGGTGCGCATCATACGGGCCTGCAAGGAGATGGGCATCCGCACCGTGGCGGCCCATTCCACGGCCGATACCGAATCGCTCGCGGTCCGCTTCGCCGACCAAAGCGTCTGCATCGGCCCGCCGGAAGCCGCAAAAAGCTACCTCCGCATCCCTTCGCTCATCTCCGCCGCCGAAGTGACCAGTTGCGACGCCATACACCCCGGCTACGGCTTCCTTTCGGAGAACGCCGGTTTCGCCGAGGTCTGCGGCGAGTGCGACATCACCTTCATCGGCCCCTCGCCCGACGCGATACGGCAGATGGGGCACAAAAGCGTGGCCAAAGACACCGCCAAGGCGGCCGGGGTTCCCACCGTGCCTGGGAGCGACGGCCCGCTGGCCTCCGAAGATCAGGCCATCGAGGTCGCCAAGCAGATCGGCTACCCGGTCATCCTGAAAGCGGCGGCGGGCGGCGGCGGACGCGGCATGCGCATCGTCCGCGAGGAAAGCGAGATCGTCAGCCAGCTCCGGCTGGTGCAGGCCGAGGCGGGCGCCGCGTTCGGCGATAACACCATCTACATGGAAAAGTACGTGCTGAACCCGCGCCACGTCGAGGTGCAGATCATCGGCGACAAGCACGGCAACGTGGTGCACCTG from Nitrospinota bacterium includes these protein-coding regions:
- a CDS encoding acetyl-CoA carboxylase biotin carboxyl carrier protein, producing the protein MDIEELKKLVKLVEKSDIKELEIEEEGRKIRIVKGGQEAAPMMPMQYMQPVQQAAPPAAAARTAAPAAPGTEAAAEAEDDGKYHNVKSPMVGTFYRASAEDAEPFAKEGDIVSKGQTLCIIEAMKLMNEIESDIGGRVVKILAENGSPVEFGETLFKIEPV